Proteins encoded together in one Ruminococcaceae bacterium KH2T8 window:
- a CDS encoding Molecular chaperone IbpA, HSP20 family gives MLMSGLFGEDLFDDFWGFPTRELANIDKQLYGKHAQNLMKTDVHENEEDYEMDMDLPGFKKDQIQINLENGYLTISAAKDHDSEKKKHGKVIRQERYAGSMQRSFYVGEGVKTEDVKAKFEDGVLKLCIPKKELKALPSNTTIAIEG, from the coding sequence ATGTTGATGTCCGGTTTATTTGGAGAAGATTTGTTTGATGATTTTTGGGGTTTCCCTACAAGAGAGCTTGCCAATATCGACAAGCAGCTTTACGGAAAACATGCGCAGAACCTCATGAAGACCGATGTCCACGAGAACGAAGAAGATTATGAGATGGATATGGATCTTCCGGGATTCAAGAAGGATCAGATCCAGATCAATCTTGAGAATGGTTACCTTACCATCAGTGCCGCTAAGGATCACGACAGTGAGAAAAAGAAGCATGGCAAGGTCATTCGTCAGGAAAGATACGCTGGATCGATGCAGAGAAGCTTCTATGTCGGTGAAGGTGTAAAGACCGAAGACGTTAAGGCAAAGTTCGAAGACGGTGTATTAAAGCTTTGCATCCCGAAGAAGGAACTTAAGGCTCTTCCTTCCAACACAACGATCGCCATTGAAGGCTAA
- a CDS encoding transcriptional regulator, MerR family yields MTIKEVCEKYDITADTLRYYERVGVIPAVKRTAGGIRDYRETDIAWVENAICFRDAGVPVEMLIEYVKLYQEGDSTIDARTNLLKEVRETIIGERKKYDIALEKLDYKIGRYEIAQKTGKLTWE; encoded by the coding sequence ATGACCATAAAAGAAGTCTGTGAAAAGTACGATATTACTGCCGATACGCTTCGATACTATGAACGTGTCGGTGTTATCCCTGCAGTCAAGAGAACTGCAGGCGGTATCAGAGATTACCGGGAGACTGATATTGCATGGGTTGAGAATGCCATATGTTTTCGGGATGCGGGTGTCCCTGTTGAAATGCTCATAGAATATGTGAAGCTCTACCAAGAGGGTGATTCTACCATTGATGCCAGGACTAATCTTCTTAAAGAAGTCCGGGAGACGATAATCGGGGAGCGAAAAAAATATGATATCGCACTCGAGAAGCTCGATTACAAGATCGGAAGATATGAGATTGCACAGAAAACGGGTAAGCTCACATGGGAATGA
- a CDS encoding ATP-dependent DNA helicase RecG produces the protein MAGYNIAAAIVSDKNDLPGIDIAKFGETISIFQKRKTLEHQSIIRSFYEAVEIYKDYYQYEKVEGFERKFIETIPEEAFREALANAIIHRVWDINSHVRVSMFDDRVEIVSVGGLPNSVTVENYLSGDLSILRNPILANIFHRLNLIEKFGTGIRRIKESYASSQIKPAFAVTENLIKVTLPLLHENMDLTQDELAVYRVLSKNINKPISEIMASPGIEFGKSKVTEILKRLASKKLVDIEGTGRGTKYRIKS, from the coding sequence ATGGCTGGATACAATATTGCGGCTGCAATCGTATCAGATAAAAACGATCTTCCGGGTATAGATATTGCTAAGTTCGGCGAGACCATCAGCATATTCCAGAAGAGAAAAACGCTGGAGCATCAGTCCATTATCCGAAGCTTCTATGAAGCAGTGGAAATATATAAAGATTACTATCAGTATGAGAAGGTTGAAGGATTTGAGCGCAAGTTTATTGAGACCATTCCTGAGGAAGCGTTCCGCGAAGCCTTGGCAAACGCTATTATTCACCGTGTATGGGACATTAATTCTCATGTAAGAGTTTCGATGTTCGATGATCGTGTAGAGATAGTTTCTGTTGGAGGACTTCCAAATTCTGTTACTGTTGAAAACTATTTGAGTGGTGATCTATCAATATTAAGAAATCCTATACTTGCAAACATATTTCACAGGCTCAATTTGATTGAGAAATTCGGTACCGGAATTCGCAGAATAAAAGAATCTTATGCAAGCAGTCAAATTAAACCGGCTTTCGCGGTTACAGAGAATCTTATTAAAGTTACCTTGCCTTTGCTGCACGAAAACATGGATTTGACTCAAGATGAACTCGCGGTTTACAGAGTTCTTAGTAAGAACATCAACAAACCTATCAGCGAAATAATGGCATCTCCCGGCATTGAGTTTGGAAAGAGCAAAGTAACAGAGATATTGAAGCGATTGGCAAGTAAAAAACTTGTTGATATTGAAGGAACAGGAAGAGGCACAAAGTACAGAATTAAATCTTGA
- a CDS encoding ATP-dependent DNA helicase RecG (manually curated), giving the protein MIGLTRNLYPGAALREVILNAFCHADYFLRSDIKIESFPDRAKIVNPGGVFNATIEDVMNGVQTYRNPKLVHIFDKLGLIENFGTGIPRTMDAYKASELKPTFESSDKYFFVSLPNLNYRPVDQINDQINDQISDLALLILRVIKEQPGINVPQILEEIRPMMDNVSPDRIRNELRRNLTKYIEHRGSNKTGGYYIKDVPN; this is encoded by the coding sequence ATGATTGGTTTGACACGGAATTTATATCCTGGTGCAGCACTGAGAGAGGTTATTCTCAATGCATTTTGCCATGCCGATTATTTTCTCAGGTCAGATATCAAAATTGAGTCTTTCCCGGATCGTGCCAAAATAGTAAATCCTGGTGGAGTATTCAATGCTACTATAGAAGATGTAATGAATGGTGTTCAAACGTACAGGAATCCTAAACTGGTTCACATATTTGATAAGCTTGGTTTAATTGAGAATTTTGGCACTGGAATTCCAAGAACAATGGATGCATATAAGGCATCTGAACTTAAACCGACATTTGAATCAAGTGATAAGTATTTCTTTGTTTCGCTGCCGAATTTAAATTATAGGCCGGTTGACCAAATAAATGACCAAATAAATGACCAAATAAGTGATTTGGCATTGTTGATATTACGTGTGATCAAGGAGCAGCCGGGCATTAATGTCCCTCAAATTCTTGAAGAAATACGACCGATGATGGACAATGTTAGTCCTGATAGGATTCGCAATGAGCTCAGGAGGAATCTGACAAAATACATTGAACATCGCGGATCTAATAAAACGGGCGGTTATTACATAAAAGATGTGCCCAACTAA
- a CDS encoding CAAX protease self-immunity: MGAGSKRKSKYVITAIFIVALFAVQLLFSRLGFLISQLFDYSSLDPDNLFAQVAVHHIIQMLCALALIFIIWKAKKTEGFNLRPRVDSKGLKDTLLFCLAITVYYLVVYIIGSFTNIISTYDYALNAVNVSGTLGFQLLLSGPSEEILFRSLPIAVLLTVLDPDSKRDRAIAVISAAALFGIAHIDVFAFRVPWFQVCYAFVLGVLYGYTFIRSKSVIYPMIMHSMSNVISVGGCYLYMVLFK; encoded by the coding sequence ATGGGAGCAGGATCAAAGCGAAAATCCAAATATGTTATTACAGCCATTTTTATCGTGGCGCTGTTTGCCGTCCAGTTATTATTCAGCCGCCTCGGTTTTTTGATCTCTCAGCTGTTTGATTATTCATCTTTGGATCCTGACAACCTGTTTGCTCAGGTGGCAGTGCATCACATAATTCAGATGCTCTGTGCTTTGGCATTGATCTTTATCATTTGGAAGGCAAAGAAGACAGAAGGATTTAACCTCCGCCCACGAGTGGATTCCAAAGGTCTGAAAGACACTTTGCTCTTTTGCCTGGCAATAACGGTTTATTACCTCGTTGTCTATATTATCGGCTCTTTTACCAATATCATAAGCACATATGATTATGCGCTGAATGCCGTTAATGTGTCGGGGACGTTGGGTTTCCAACTGCTTTTATCCGGCCCGTCAGAAGAGATCCTTTTCAGGTCGCTTCCCATAGCCGTACTGTTAACTGTGCTTGATCCTGACAGTAAAAGAGACAGGGCCATAGCCGTTATCAGCGCAGCTGCTCTGTTTGGTATTGCACATATTGACGTATTCGCTTTCCGGGTTCCATGGTTCCAGGTCTGTTATGCTTTTGTACTTGGAGTCCTTTACGGATATACCTTTATAAGATCGAAAAGCGTTATCTATCCGATGATAATGCACAGTATGAGCAATGTGATCTCAGTGGGTGGATGCTATCTGTATATGGTACTATTCAAATGA
- a CDS encoding GMP synthase (glutamine-hydrolysing): MKKEMILVLDFGGQYNQLIARRVRELNVYCEVHPYNMPIEKIKEMNPKGIIFTGGPSTVTDEDAPKCDKEIFELGIPVLGICYGAQLMNYLLGGKVAKAPVREYGHTEVDVDNNTTLFKGVSEKTVCWMSHTVYIAEPAPGFTITGTTPVCPVAAAENVEKGLYCVQFHPEVSHTAEGNKMLENFLKIACKCECDWKMDSFVETSIKEIREKVGSGKVLCALSGGVDSSVAAVLLSKAVGKQLTCVFVDHGLLRKNEGDEVEAVFGPNGHYDLNFIRVNAQQRFYDKLAGVEEPERKRKIIGEEFIRVFEEEAKKIGAVDFLVQGTIYPDVIESGLGKSAVIKSHHNVGGLPDCVDFKEIIEPLRLLFKDEVRKAGLELGIPENLVFRQPFPGPGLAIRIIGEVTAEKVKLVQDADAIFREEMANAGFDKTANQYFAALSNMRSVGCMGDERTYDYACVLRAVTTTDFMTAEAAELPWSLINKVTSRIVNEVKGINRVMYDCTGKPPATIELE, encoded by the coding sequence ATGAAAAAAGAAATGATCCTTGTACTTGACTTCGGAGGTCAGTACAACCAGCTCATCGCAAGACGAGTAAGAGAATTGAACGTATACTGTGAGGTTCATCCTTACAATATGCCTATCGAGAAGATCAAGGAGATGAACCCCAAGGGAATCATCTTTACAGGCGGTCCCAGCACCGTTACTGACGAGGATGCTCCCAAGTGCGACAAGGAGATCTTCGAGCTCGGTATCCCCGTACTCGGTATCTGCTACGGCGCTCAGCTCATGAACTACCTCCTCGGCGGTAAGGTCGCAAAGGCTCCCGTCAGAGAATACGGTCATACAGAAGTTGACGTAGATAATAATACTACTTTATTTAAGGGCGTATCTGAGAAGACGGTCTGCTGGATGAGCCACACTGTCTATATCGCAGAGCCCGCTCCCGGATTTACCATCACCGGTACTACTCCCGTATGTCCCGTAGCTGCAGCAGAAAATGTAGAGAAGGGACTTTACTGTGTACAGTTCCATCCCGAGGTATCTCATACCGCTGAAGGTAATAAGATGCTCGAGAACTTCCTCAAGATCGCATGTAAGTGCGAATGCGACTGGAAGATGGATTCCTTCGTAGAGACATCCATCAAGGAGATCCGCGAGAAGGTAGGAAGCGGTAAGGTTCTCTGTGCACTCTCCGGCGGTGTTGATTCATCCGTAGCTGCAGTACTCCTTTCCAAGGCGGTAGGTAAGCAGCTCACTTGTGTATTCGTAGACCACGGTCTCCTTCGTAAGAATGAGGGTGATGAGGTAGAGGCTGTATTCGGCCCCAATGGTCACTACGATCTTAACTTCATTAGAGTAAATGCTCAGCAGAGATTCTACGATAAGCTCGCAGGTGTAGAAGAGCCTGAGAGAAAGAGAAAGATCATCGGTGAGGAGTTCATCCGTGTATTTGAGGAAGAGGCTAAGAAGATCGGTGCCGTAGATTTCCTCGTACAGGGTACTATCTATCCTGACGTTATCGAGTCGGGTCTTGGCAAGAGCGCCGTTATCAAGTCTCACCACAACGTAGGCGGACTTCCCGACTGCGTAGACTTCAAGGAGATCATCGAACCCTTGAGACTCCTCTTCAAGGATGAAGTCAGAAAGGCAGGACTCGAGCTCGGAATCCCCGAGAATCTCGTATTCCGTCAGCCTTTCCCCGGTCCCGGACTTGCTATCCGTATCATCGGTGAAGTAACAGCCGAGAAGGTCAAGCTCGTACAGGATGCAGATGCTATCTTCAGAGAAGAGATGGCTAACGCAGGCTTCGACAAGACAGCTAATCAGTACTTCGCAGCTCTCTCCAACATGAGATCCGTAGGCTGCATGGGTGACGAGAGAACATACGATTATGCTTGTGTCTTAAGAGCAGTGACTACAACTGACTTCATGACGGCAGAAGCGGCAGAGCTTCCCTGGTCCCTTATAAACAAGGTTACGAGCAGGATCGTAAATGAAGTAAAGGGAATAAACAGAGTCATGTACGACTGCACGGGTAAGCCCCCGGCAACGATCGAACTCGAATAA